In Cervus elaphus chromosome 27, mCerEla1.1, whole genome shotgun sequence, the genomic stretch ACCTGGCTAGGAGAGGCACAATCTTCCCTAATCCACCTCCTGCTTGTCCTGCCCCGCTGTGTACCAAGTTGACCATTTGGTCTTTGGAGACTTTAAGACCTGGATCCCACTTCTTTGTCCACCCACACATACAGTCAAGGAGTTTTAGTTGTCTGCATTTTACTAGAAGGTGTGCTCTCCCTGGCTGCATGCTACAGGCACCTGGGATCTCTCCAGTAAACCAAAACCCTTGGTTTTGACTCTGACTTGTTCTCTGCCCCCACACCTGTGTGCTTGGGAAAGCCAGGAGGTGGTGCTCAGGTGCGCAGTCGGAGAAGAGAACCACTCTCCTCATTCACATGTCATAACTCCGGAAATAGACCATGGTTTTCAAAACTTGCCTCTCCCAAGCAATGCCACATTTCTGGAGCTGTGTTTTCATACTGTGGTGACACAGGCCTGCATGGCAGTAGTCAGAGGTGTTGTCTTTACAAGGGCTGTTTTACCCTAAAATTTCCCCAGTGTGAGGAGCAGTAGCTAATATCTAGACTGGCTGATTTTTAAGGATTTTCTGGCCCATAAGACATGGCTCCCCTTGGTCAGGAGCCCTGTTTGGCCAGCCACTTTCATCCTCCATCTGAGTATGATCTTGCCTGAAACCTGGCACAAGGTAGAAAATGCTTTAAGAAGAAAATCAACTCCATTGGATACTCATAAACACATTGTTTTGATATCTGATGAGCACCTAAAGGATATGACCCCAACTTTTGCCCACTTGATGATTCAGGCACTGGTCACTCCAGGCATCTCTGCATCCACATGGGTGGGTCATTACTGACACTTTAATGCCTTGGATTCCTCTTCCATACATTAAGGAAAGCAGTACACACTAGCTCATATGAAGCATTACGTAGATGGAGAGAACACTCAGAGATGCCTGGAGCACAGTTATCGTCCGATGAACAGTAGCAGCTAATATTAGCATTAATGCTATTGCCATTGCTATTATTGAGAAACAAGAACTATTCCTGCATTTCTGAGGCTGTTATGCTAAAACACCATAACCTGCTCTGATACTCAGAAAGATGTCCTGGCCTCAATAACATGTTAAAAACTGCCCCCCGCCATCCACTGAGAGACATTCTCCTGAGTGTTTGAGATTTAGCCACAGAGAATATGGCGCTGTGGCTTCTGTGGGTTTTGTCTCACCTGTGGGTTTCGTCTCACCTGTTTAGGCTTCGTCTTTCTGAACTTGGTCTGATGCCCCCCAGTTGACAAAATCACTCAGAAACACCATCCTTGTCCCAAAGGCTAATTTTCTCTACTGTGCTCAAAATCAAACACGGAGTTAATAACCTTTTTCAGTCTCAAATGGTAACTTTACCAGTGTTTCCCAGAGGAGTATAAAAGTTGTCAACTTGGCATTTTCTTCTCCCAGTAAAATCTGCCAAGATCCATAGGCGCCATTGAGCCTGCAGAGAAAGTGGTGCCTCCAGCCAACTTAAGGCCCTCTTCTCCCATCAGTAATGTGTGTTCTGTCGACATATGTACTCACTTCATATTTTCAGAGATTCGcgtttctgtgttttcatttgtaaGTCACAGTATTCATCTAAAAGTGATTTTAGTTAGAAGCCACGTGGTTTTTGGCTCTTAAACTTGAAAAACTTGGAAGCAGAATGAAAGCCTGTCTTCTCTTTGCTAATATATTCTGTGGTTACATTTTTTAAGCTGTCAGTTTGATGTTTACAGCAGAAGTATTTTTAAGGTCTCCAAATTCCAAAAACCCAGACACCTTCTAATAATTTGTGGGAGGCATCATTGTGCTATGCTTCTTCTAAAAAGGTCTCCCCCAGGTGGTCTCCCCCACAGTCATCTACAGCAAAAATGAACCAAATCCCTATGTGTATCCCTGTTTCACCATCTGCGGCATCTGGCCCTTACCTGCCATCTTTCTGCGGGATGTACAGAAGTTTACACCTTGGCCCAAAGTGCAATATTTGAGTTGTCATGTGGATTCAGAATCCGAAGCCAACTGCTGGTTTTGTGTCTGATGATCAAGAACTTTGAAAACTCAGCCAACTGACGTGTCCATGCCTTAGTTTTTCAATCAGATTTTAGGCTTTCAGGGCATGGGTGGAATTCCACCTATAAAGCAAGCTATGAAGCAGGCTATACAGCAAAAATATTGTCTCCAAATTGTGTTCTGGTTACTTGTgtccattacacacacacacacacacacaaatatctatTACAGGGTAAGAAAGATCTCATATGAAAACACAGGAGCATGtacaattctatttatttttgcagGACTGACACATAAAGGAAGCAACTATGAATCTGTGGGGAGAGTGCTCTGTGGAGGCTGGTGACTCACCTTGGGCACTGGTGCCCAGATGGCTGACACTAAAACATGGGAACTACCATGTATTATTCACAGTCAACACCAGGTTTCTGAGCAGATTTTTATCTCGGGATTGTTTAGCTGCTTTCTGTGTCATTTCTCCTGAAGCCTTTAAAGAGGCTGAGGGCTTCATTTCATCCAGAAAAACTAAATTAAACTCTGGGAAGAGTCTAAAGGGAATTTGCGGAGCAATTTAGCAGTAAAACGTAGTCACTCAAAGCAAGTTACTAAACAAAAAATTTGcaagtttttttctttacttgGATCCACTGAAACAGGAAAAGTTTCCTCGTCTGTATTCTATAGGCATTTATTAGTTAATAAATGCACATTTCAAAGTGACTTGGATTCCGGTTGCATTTCCTGGAACTCCATCAGGATTTCTTAAATGGTCTTTGAAATGTGAATATTCTTGGTGAGTCAAAGTGATTTTCACTCTTGGCTCTTAAGATCTTTgggatgtgtgtttgtgtggggtGTGTACACGTTTGGGGAAGGGCCAGTTTTAGTTACTAACGTTAGCCTACATTAGCTTGCAACTGGGACTGTCTCAGGCCCTTCAGTGACTAAGTCAGCAAGTTCGGAGCTTCCTTCACTTATTCTCCTGCAGCGCCACCTTTTGGCTAAAAGTATAATGAAAACATACAAGTACCTAAAGCAAGCAATTAGGCACAACCAACAACCCTCTCTTGCAGCCAACAACAGGCTGATGGGCTCAAACACACAGAGGCACCTTCATACAGAGACCACCCGGTAAAGACAGACATGAATCAATCACTGTAGATAGTTAAGGAAACCAGGCCCGAGCGCAGAGGACTGAGTGGAAGAATCAGGTACCACAGGAGAGTGTGGTGGTGAACCTCGTTTGTTCTCAGGGAGTTCAGGACAGATTTCTCCAGAAGGTGGTGCTTGCTGCACTTTGAAGGATGGCTGTGGATTCTGCAGAGTATAAGCTCCGTGAAGGCAAGAACTCTCTTCTGTTCATTGCTTCATGGCTGGAATCTGAGACAGGAGGTGGCCCAGAGCAGACCCTGAGTAAATGCTTGTTAAATGAGTGAAGGACTTATCTAGGCAGGTAGAGAAGGAGCAGCAACCCAGGCAGGAAGAGCGGCCAGCGTCCTAGAGGCAGAGGGAGGACCACGTGGTCGATGACAGCAGGTCACAGTCTCCACTTTCCGCCAAACGGGGGACGCCTGCAGCTCAACCAGATCATGCAGCTTTCAAGCcacatcctctgtcttctctttaaTTCAGTTGTAACAGTCATGTTGTTGTTgccattcactcactcagttatgtccaactctttgcgacccctgtccctcactgtctcctggagtttgctcaaacccatgtccatcgagtcggtgatgccgtccaaccatctcctcctctgttgccctcttctcctcctgctctcaatctttcccagcatcagggtcttttccaatgagtcggctcttcacatgagCACCTGCTAAGCACATGTGGAGCAATAGACACACCCAGGCATATTGTAGGCATGTTACAGGCACACTCAGGCATGTTAAAGGCATGTTACAGACACACTCAGGCATGTTACAGGCATGTCACAGGGGTGAGAACCACAGCCACCGAAACCTGGGATTCGTGGGTCGACCAACGTCCACCCTCTGTGACCTGTTGCTCGCGGCAGCCCCGAGACCCAGGCTGAGGTCAGTGTGGGAGGGCACTCAGGTAAGACCTAATCACTGACCACTTCTGGGAGGTCCCAGCCCCTGGGGCATTGCAGCTCAGGCAACCTCTTGACCTTTCTAGGTTTCCCCATGATGGggcgtgtgtgtgtttaatcaACTTTCCTTTACTTCCTTCTACAGAAAGAGCATATTCATGTGTTCTCTGGGCTGTGGACGCTGCAGCCCCTGAAAGGCTGATCTTCGGTCCAGAACTTACCCGTGTTTTCCACGACTTTTCAGCAGATGGACGCATTGGCGGTTGTGAGCCCACAAGCAGAACAGACGTCATTGGCTCTGAAAAGCCCAGACACGTTTCTCGATCGATCAACACGAACGTCTCTCCAGCTTGTCCGAGGATGTGATAAACATCATGGGTTTTGCCAAGATTCTTTTAGGTCCTTCAAACAAGtgctttgcttgtttgtttgggGATGTGAGAAAATGGTCCctcttacaaaaataaataaaaaacactaGGCTCCTTCCCCCACTCTGAAGAGATTCGCTTCTGGGTCAGAATCCCCTGGTAGAGAGGGGGATTCTGAACTCCCCTGCCCGCAGCTACCTCAACGTTCAACTTTCCTTCCCTTCCTAACAGGGTAGGAAATGCCTCTTTAGatgttctgtttaaaaaaaaaactgagaaaagtgGACATCTTAAAAGCGAAACACGACTTTTCCGGTAAGCGGCCTGAGCTGACCCTTAAAAATGGTGCGCTATTCACTCGACCCAGAAAACtccacaaaatcatgcaaatcaagaggttcaaatcttcgtgttcactttaagaacactcgtgagactgcccaggccataaagggtatgcatatccgaaaagccaccaagtatctgaaggatgtcactttaaagaagcaatgtgtGCCATTCCGTCGTTACAATGGTGGAGTTGGTAGGTGTGCACAGgccaaacagtggggctggacacagggtcggtggcccaaaaagagtgctgaatttttactacacatgctcaaaaatgcagagagtaatgctGAACTTAAGGGCTTAGATGTAGATTCTCTGGTCATTGAGCACATCCAAGTGAACAAAGCCCCCAAGATGAGGCGCAGGACTTACAGAGCTCACGGTCGGATCAACCCCTAcatgagctctccctgccacatggagatgatccttactgaaaaagaacagattgttcctaaaccagaagaggaggttgcacagaagaaaaagatatcccagaagaaactgaagaaacaaaaacttatggcccGGGAATAAATGccgcagaaaataaatgcaaataaaagtaaaaaaaaaaaaaagcgaaacACGCTACaaaattcaaaaggaagaaaCCAGGAATGGTACAGGACGTGTTGGAATTCTTGGAACCGAGTTAGATGTCAGCTGACCCAACACCGAGGACGATACCTGGACACACAGCTGAGGGGAGGGCATCACATCAAGTGCAGGGCCCTCTAGGGGTGGCGGAGAGCTGTGCGTGGTCAGGTGGGTCCCCCACAGAGCCCCCCAGGAGGGAGTGGTGTACCTTCCCCGCAACCCCATCCAGCCCCTCCTCACCAACTGTGTGTCCAGGTGTCATCTTTAGGATTGGGTCAACCTACATTTAACTCAGTTCCAAAAATCCCAACCACTCATATGATGGAAGCCTGGGAAGAAGACAAGGGCAAAGGGGCTGCAAGAAGAAACCTGCGGCCAAGGGGGGAGTAGAATACCCTCAATTCCGTGTGTTCATGCACAGTTGGACGACGTGCAGGTGAAGAGGTTGTGACTGTCTCCCTTTCCTTTGACTCCAAATTGGGCTTTTCACCCCACTTCCCGGCTCATGTGGCACCTTGGCTGGGCAGGTGGACCTCTCCAGGTGTCATGGCAAGCGTGGAGCAGAGTCAGGATCCATCTTCACCAAGATGGTGGCACTTGTGCCCTTGTGGGCAAGCACAGCGTGCAGGCCTGGGCTCGCCCCCTGGGCCCCGGACACGCAGCCCTGCATGGTCTGCTCATCGTGGACCCGCCCATCAGTGCTGGGATGCAGGGTTTCGACcatcctggagaatcctagggaagGAGCAGCCCACATTTTGCAGTGATGTCTCTCTGCCCCCGGCCTGAGCTCAGGTAGGCACACCTGCCAGAGTTGGCACTGCCGCCTGGCTGCctgccctcccttctcctccagagtctcctcctttcttccttcctgtgggAGCAGGGGGTTGATTCCAGGAGGCCCTCTCAGCCTCCACAGTAGAAAAACAAGATGTGTGTTGGGGGCGTGGAGGGGATTTGAAGTTAAACAGACCTACCTTCAAACCCCAGCTTGTGCACTTCCAAGCTGCCAAACATGGCAGTTGCTTAAAATggtgtgtttttgtttctgaaacaaacaaaacaaaaaaataatgaaggtGAAGTGTGGCCAGTGGGGACGCTCAGTTCACCACCTGTGTGGAAAGCAAGGATTCGGCCACTCGGGTAAATGGCCCCTGGAAAGAACCAGGGTCCAGCCTCTTTCCCAGAAATGGTGCAGAGTGGGGAGGCATCACCCAGACCTCAGGCTACAAGGATGATACCTGGCACCCTCAGTTCCTTTCCATTAAAAGCTCAGGGTGCTTCTGAGACGTTATCTCATGAGTTTGCAATTCATTCCTGGGAGTTAGGTAGGAAGGGAGCCAGACAAGTTTCTAACCCTCAACTTTACTCAGAGCCGAAGATTGAAATGCCCTATCTGCCAGTAGATGCACCTTCTGGGCACAGAAACACTGCTACTCAGATCACACACAGGGAAAGTCAATGTGCTGATGAAGGTAACACACATCTTCCATAAGGTACGTGTTGTAACAAAAGTCTTCCTCCTTGACTGATGGATGATGGCAGTGTCTAGAGGGTTTTGCTCCCAGAAGCACAGTGGGAGATTCATGCCCACCCAGGTACTGAGTTGTTGCAGATGTGAGCTTCCTGCCTGGGCACCAGGCTGTGATGGAGCACGATTGCCTTTTGAGAGCTCACTGTACAGTGAACCCCAAAGTGACAGAGCCAGAAATCTGCAGTCCCCTCAAATACACAAGATAAGCTGCAGTCAACATGACCCCACTGACCTGACTGAAGATACTAACACATCTAAACAACGTGCCAGCTAAACAGAAAAGATACATATGGAGGGCGAGGAGCAGCTCATCCCCATGACCAGATAAACTCTGTGCCATGAAACAGGAGGGGCGCTCAATACCATCAGTAGCTGGTCCCATTAGCAAGGCAGTTCCTAGAGGGAATGTCTCCCTGGATGGTAGCTTTTGGCACAAGGATGCAGAGGTAAACATGAAATCCCCAGGCTCACAGAGTCTGGGAAATGCCCGTCGGGCCTGGGTGAGTctgggcagagagcagagccTGTGGGGAAGAAGACGGCCCCACGGAGCAGAgcctggaggtgggggcgggggaggttcTGCTACAAGAGCTTGGCCAAGGGGGGCCCTCgggagaagaggggaaaggagCAGCTGGGCACGGGGAAGATGTGAGGAAGGCTGGGGGCTCATACAGCCCGGCTTGCACCTTGAATTTGGCATCAACCATTCAGATGAGGAAGAACACTGTGGACCGGCAAGAAAAGACTAAGGGTGAGTTCTAGGCTGATTTGAAGACTCTCACAcatattgttaagtgaaaaaacaaaggGCAGAATGTACCTATAGAATGACCTGTTCTGTGTACAGAAGTGGGCCAAGTAATAGCTGAGTcatatttacaataaaataacCCAAATGATTCACAAGTACAAATAGAGGGTGCCTCTGAGTGTatagaggtggggagggaggtgggaagaacTGGATTGGAATTCTCAATATACCAGTTTTATGTTGTTTGGATTCTTGAATCACATAAACATATCGCATAAATAAATTCTGCTAAACAAAAACCATTAAacgtattttaaaattgtatataagATCATCTTTTAGTAAATTCTAAAACACTGTAGTTCGGTTTAACAATGGATAAGAGCATACACTGTTAAGTAAAAAACACAAGGCATAGAACAGTTAATTTAGTGTCCAGTCTTTTGTgacaggaaggagaggaagtgtgtgtgtttgcttatttatgttaaaaaaaaaaaatacaagatggATCATCAGAAACTGAGAGCTTATATGGGAGCAAGACTTCTTTGAgtgtaaattttaatataattttgataTGTAAATGGAACATATGAGTATTTTCTatattccaaaaagaaaattttacatatctcttttcagtagtaaataattCTAGAAcaatagaaaaaacagaaaaaaacaataattctagaacaataggaaaaaaaatagaaaacagtggttttcatcaaaaagaaaacGCTCAATAATGCTTTGTTGATTTCAGACTATTCCCTTCTAATGTTGTTGAGTGCAGGTGACAAACTGCTCACAGGATTAGATTTTGAAACAAGTAAAgcaaagttagtcactcagtcgtgtccaactctttgtgaccccatggactgtagcccataaggctcctctgtctatggaattctccaggcaagaatactggagtgggttgccatttccttctccaggggatcttcccaagtttGAGACAACTATGTTGCAAGAAGTTTTAGCCCTTAAAGGGCTGTGAAagcaaaatgtcttttaattttaaataaaacagtcTGTGCCTtttcatatatgcatattttttaagTGACTCTAAAATTTAGGACTTTTCATGTCTCATAACTAAAGGAAAGCTTGTTCTGACTTTCAAAACtataaaaagttgaaaagattAAGATTATCTTAAGGGGTTGATGAAGTTTGTGAGAACTATGCAGCAATTTTgtgacagagcagcctggaaggCACCTAGGGTTTGGGTTAATTACAGAGCTATGGTATTTCACATCATATTTGCACAGTTTTGTAATTGTCTTGTGCTCTTCTGCAGCCaagaagaaaagtagaaaacCAGTTTCCATCTcactttttcccaaagaaaagagaaacaccaCTACAACAGTGAGACCACTATATTAAATTCACGTGAATTTGTAAATTCAGCGGATAAAGGTACTCTTCTGAGCTTCGATGCTCCCTGGCCACAAAATGTTCACCTAATTCTCCAtcccactttttcttttcctacccctgttctccctctctcttcctccctcatcCCAGTTCACAGCTCTCACTATCAAAGTTCAAATTCAATGTCTCTGGAGCATCTTCAAAAATGGGAACCGGGGGAACAAAAGTGGCTGAGGCTGTGCCATGAGAAAAGATGACAGAGGGAAAGATTTCTGGGGGAATCAAAGACAGACAGTGCTACAGAGACACAGGAGTCAGTAAGCACAAGTTCGCTGGCCAGCGCATTACCGGTCACGTGGACCACTTGCAGTTTGCACGTAAGAGGGCAGCCCTGTGCTGCCTGCTCTCATCTCTCCTTCTGTGCTTCcaccctctgtccctccctcctctgTGACCCCACTGCCACTCTCAGTTCAAGCTGCAGCCACATGTGCTGCATGATATAGCATCGATACTGGAATCTCAGCCCATCCCTTCTCTGGCTCCTTTCACCCCCGAAGGTCCGAGTACATCATTCAGAAGGGGTACGAGTGACCCCAGCCTAAGGAAGAGAGGCGGGAAGAAACCTTTGAAACTGCAGCGCCTAGAGAACGTCCTTTGGGTTCTCTATATGCGTGGCTACACTCAATCCACTCAAGATACAGTCACCAACCTCTAACGCACTGACCCTATCTTCAACTGATGTTTTATAAGAAAACCCAGGCTTCAGTTGATGGATTAGGATTAACGTGATCTGCAAAGTAAAGAAAACCACACAGTCACCCCTGGTCCTGTTCTTGTGTTTAAGTCCCACAGTGACTCTCCACACTGCCCTCCAGGCCTGCGAGCCCCAAGGAAGAGAGGCAGGCTCCCAACAGCCCCGAGCCCCACTGCATTGGGCAGCCAACATCTTTAAGTTCAGCGCCTGGAACACAGATGGTCTTCATAAAATCTTACACCTGTAATAGTAGCTTGTGATGTGTGACCCAGGCCCCAGGCACGTCCTGGAATGTGCACCCTCTCCAGGAGAGTGGATACTCAGTGTCTCTTGGAAGGTTCGTGTTTCACAGGCTGTGCCGCTTGGCACATCCCGGGATGTTCTGGGGGAGTCCACCGCCTCCTCCCTCCACGGGCCTCTCAGGATCGCCAGCTGAAGAGATTCCCTGTGACTCAGACAGTCCTCCATCCCACACCTCCTGCAAAAACCATTAGGACTCAGCGCGAGGCTGAATAAAACTCCAGAGGATTGTCAGGTGATGACGCCTTTTTCCCTGATCGTCAGTCCTGGAATAACCTTGTCATTGTCCAGGTCAGGCAGTTCCCCCTGGAAGCGCCAAACAGGAGTTCCagcctgaaaaacaaaaacactgggCTGCCCCCGAGAAGGAACCCAAAAGGCCCGCCCCAAGGGAGTGAGGCCACAAAGCCTCCGACTGCCTGCCCCTgcgtcctgtcctccttcagtcaGATACTTGGGTAACATTTGGCGTGTTCAGAGATGCtccctgagcacctactgtgtctTGGGCAGCCTCCTCCCCTCTATCCCCACCCGGCAGGTAATCTCACCTGCCCCCAACTCCATGAGATGCCCTGTGTACCTTCTCATACACCTGTACCTGCCCCGCCCCACACTCAGCCCTAAACTCCTTCAAGGGGGCAGACTGTCTCATGTGATGCAGGTAGTAGGTCCTCAGCCTGCAGTGGACACTCAGGGAAGAGCTACTGAGCAAAGGTCCACTGGACGGGGGCTCGTCAGCTCTCTGCTGGAAAAGAAGGTCAGAACAGTCTCCTTTGAACTCTTCCTCTGAATCAGCCATGTGTTCAGAAATGCTTCTAGAAGATGACTTCTTCTAGTCCCAGCAACAGCTCTGCAGGACAGGAGCCACCATCCCTGGGTCGCAAACAAGATTGCCTAGGGGAGCAGGGCAGGTAACTGGGATGAAAATCCATCCCTGGTGGCAGAGACACCCCAAGGCTCCCCAAAGGGAAATAAGGGTGACTCACAGCCAGGGTGACCCCTCACTCTGACCCCTGCAAGACTGTAGTGGACTCAGGGCTGATGGGACATGAGGGAGAGGGTGACGGGTGTCCGGGCTGGGTAGTGAGGGGCTGAGGGAGATGAGGGTGGGCATCTGGTGTCAGCACATCTTCAGGAAGATGCAGAGGGGGCTGGAGGACAAGGCCAGTCCTGCGGTGGATGCCAGCCGCCCTGGGAATGCCCTTTGAGGGAAAGGAGCCCACGGGCTCATGGACAGACAGGCTCACCCAGCTGCGGGTCAGGAGGATGATCCCAGCAGCAGTGGGCTTGGTCCTGGAGATAGAATGTGGACCAGATTTAGtgaaaactggcaaaaagatGGATGATTGGGGGCTGAtgggcagagagggagagggctGGGTGCAGAGGTAGAGAGGCCCTTGGCAAAGGACTAGATGAGCTTGACGAGTCAATAAAGCAACATGGTCAGTACTGCTTTAGAAGAATGAGCTTGTGTGTGCTTACCAGGCAACCTTCTCTTTAAGGTTATGGGTCAGAAGGCAGGCCGGGCGATGTCACAGGTCCCTCAGCTCACGGCTGCAGGACCCCTGGTGAAACCCCAGCCACTGAGCTTCCTGCTCCCCAACCCCAATTGCCTGTCCCTTGTCAGGCTTCCCTCTAGCTGAATTAACCTCGAGAAGCCGTCGGAAGACACGGGAAGAGGCATGGTGCCAGGTTCAGTGAGGACCATGGTCCCTGTCAC encodes the following:
- the LOC122684984 gene encoding 60S ribosomal protein L17-like; translated protein: MVRYSLDPENSTKSCKSRGSNLRVHFKNTRETAQAIKGMHIRKATKYLKDVTLKKQCVPFRRYNGGVGRCAQAKQWGWTQGRWPKKSAEFLLHMLKNAESNAELKGLDVDSLVIEHIQVNKAPKMRRRTYRAHGRINPYMSSPCHMEMILTEKEQIVPKPEEEVAQKKKISQKKLKKQKLMARE